In Sulfurisphaera javensis, a single genomic region encodes these proteins:
- a CDS encoding metallophosphoesterase, which produces MKIIDANVMGIEIKLLFVSDIHGSEVVFRKALNASKMFGVHYLILGGDLVSKDFALYLKKGNSIYQGEEEVSLDEIEKIYKTSGLAPLFFDSKDELEEFNSNPHFRKEKILEFIQGQIDSWVKIFEEKTKDAKFITIWNTGNDDPLEVDNYLESHGIKVAENEYIEIGDLILVSSGYVNPTPWNTYRELPESTLYNKLEDKIKKLERPEYTIFNFHAPPYNTKLDIARIKDENIHVGSQTVRELIEKYQPVLGLHGHIHESPASDKIGNTKVINPGSNYKDGILNYAYVIIKKEAKGFGKAYIKKFEVKSILLGKG; this is translated from the coding sequence ATGAAAATCATAGATGCTAATGTCATGGGAATTGAAATAAAATTGTTGTTCGTTTCGGACATTCATGGTTCAGAGGTAGTATTTAGAAAAGCTTTAAATGCAAGTAAAATGTTTGGTGTTCATTATCTCATTTTAGGAGGGGATTTAGTATCTAAAGATTTCGCTTTATATCTTAAGAAAGGCAATTCTATCTATCAAGGTGAAGAAGAGGTCTCTCTTGATGAAATAGAAAAAATATATAAGACATCTGGTTTAGCTCCCTTATTTTTTGATTCAAAAGATGAGTTAGAGGAATTTAATTCTAATCCTCATTTTAGGAAGGAAAAAATTCTTGAATTTATTCAAGGTCAGATTGACTCATGGGTTAAAATATTTGAAGAGAAAACCAAAGACGCTAAATTTATTACTATTTGGAATACTGGTAATGATGATCCCTTAGAGGTTGATAATTATTTAGAAAGTCACGGGATAAAGGTTGCCGAAAATGAATACATAGAAATAGGCGATCTTATTCTCGTGAGTTCTGGTTATGTAAATCCGACTCCATGGAATACCTATAGGGAATTACCAGAATCTACGTTATATAACAAACTAGAGGATAAAATAAAGAAGCTTGAAAGACCAGAGTATACAATATTTAACTTTCATGCTCCTCCTTATAATACTAAACTTGATATAGCTAGAATAAAAGACGAAAATATTCATGTTGGCTCTCAAACGGTTAGAGAACTAATAGAGAAATACCAACCAGTATTAGGTCTACATGGTCATATTCATGAATCTCCAGCAAGTGATAAAATAGGAAATACTAAAGTTATTAATCCGGGAAGTAACTATAAAGATGGCATATTAAATTATGCTTATGTAATTATCAAAAAAGAAGCAAAAGGTTTTGGTAAAGCTTATATAAAGAAGTTTGAGGTTAAGAGTATTCTTTTAGGGAAGGGTTAA
- a CDS encoding amidohydrolase family protein — MLKIPAFYDMHSHLENAFIGGNASSLEEAVEKWSKIRDKMSLEDLKKRIEKAALVELFYGTTHIRVHADTCSKNSVKAAILAKEELKEYVDLQIVAFPEQGIFNCSKEDFINYAKLADIIGGKPEVDENPKEHMDFISELAFKLGKHIDVHIDQHDAKTKHSEYMLRVAKTHLALSHLTALHFYSDKYAKRLIKTIKEKNASVISSPLTAFYLNGGNSYPMYRGLTRIKELLKEGINVCLGHDDIQNPFYPSGVGDMLQVLWMAMNIEKEFDPSWINLITRNAEKEFGYKNEDYILVDVNSIEELISTLIPRRAVIRKGKIVAKSTIEMKVLDLNPLSLIEELKGENFNTSL, encoded by the coding sequence ATGCTTAAAATACCAGCTTTTTATGATATGCATTCTCATCTAGAAAACGCATTTATCGGTGGTAATGCTTCAAGTCTGGAAGAAGCTGTAGAGAAATGGAGTAAAATTAGGGATAAGATGTCACTTGAGGATTTAAAAAAGAGAATTGAAAAAGCTGCACTAGTTGAGTTATTTTATGGGACTACTCATATTAGAGTTCATGCTGATACTTGTTCCAAAAATAGTGTAAAGGCCGCAATATTAGCTAAAGAAGAATTAAAAGAATATGTTGATCTTCAAATAGTCGCATTTCCAGAACAAGGAATATTTAACTGTTCAAAAGAAGACTTCATAAATTATGCCAAGTTAGCTGATATAATTGGTGGTAAACCAGAGGTGGATGAAAATCCTAAAGAGCATATGGATTTTATCTCTGAGTTGGCTTTTAAATTAGGCAAACATATTGATGTTCATATAGATCAACATGACGCTAAAACTAAACATAGTGAATATATGTTGAGAGTTGCTAAAACTCATTTAGCTTTAAGTCATTTAACAGCTCTACATTTTTATTCAGATAAATATGCAAAAAGATTAATAAAAACGATTAAAGAGAAAAATGCTTCTGTCATTAGCTCTCCATTAACAGCCTTTTATCTTAACGGAGGAAATTCTTATCCAATGTATAGGGGTCTAACTAGGATTAAAGAGTTGTTAAAAGAGGGAATAAACGTTTGTCTTGGTCATGATGATATTCAAAATCCATTTTATCCTAGTGGTGTAGGGGACATGTTACAAGTCCTTTGGATGGCAATGAATATTGAAAAAGAATTTGATCCCTCATGGATTAATTTAATAACTAGAAATGCTGAAAAAGAATTTGGATATAAGAATGAAGATTATATTCTTGTAGATGTAAATTCAATTGAAGAACTAATTTCGACTTTAATACCTAGAAGAGCTGTTATACGAAAAGGAAAGATAGTTGCTAAATCTACTATTGAAATGAAAGTTTTAGATTTAAATCCTCTCTCTCTAATTGAGGAATTAAAAGGAGAAAATTTTAATACTTCATTATAA
- a CDS encoding xanthine dehydrogenase family protein molybdopterin-binding subunit produces the protein MFYHYVDDIKGKYKVVSFIRSTKPYARFKISGKAFTWEDIDFRVPKIFESEGKLKDIEIPLLAKDKALYVGQPIGMVIGEDEYDAEDKKDEVEVEYEDLEGPIYEPDNVIFSFSKGEYEIGEDSLSLKLKFNRQSPAPLEGRAVIVTHEDGKIVIRISTQAPTVVKKIVADMLDVSEDKVEVRVPRVGGGFGAKQDIVSEELAVIALSYVTGENLKWIERKSEHIMTSQGRGQEHDVKVYFNNNGKITGIIDDITYDMGAYPLPWTGISPLYVTLINLRNIYDIKIRTNIKVIASNNPPQGAFRGFGRPEAFFVIERIMDEVARKLKFSPIDIREKNLANIEDIGNVKKVIEKVRKKYEEFKEKYKIGIGVSLYVHYASPTSKILIGEEKSFVGGYECVSVRLNKSGIIEVKTTTVDMGQGISDVLKKIVAKELNYDKVVVYTGSQDVNGFGSWASRSVLTAGNATLLAVKELKEKIESLGGINRVLQLLNEFPWEIKDKEIYSIKCYEPEDSVGAVSGQVTVVGYDGVNFKVIENYTIVDIGVAGDEEKVRGQIIGGIIQALGGVLYEDVNDPYNYLIPTAKEVPKIEVELLHTPSNTPGGFRGIGENSISGAYASIANAISDFIPVYEIPLRRD, from the coding sequence ATGTTTTATCACTATGTAGACGATATCAAAGGAAAATATAAAGTAGTTTCATTTATACGATCTACCAAACCGTACGCTAGGTTTAAGATTAGTGGTAAGGCATTTACATGGGAAGATATAGATTTTAGAGTACCAAAGATTTTTGAAAGTGAAGGAAAACTAAAGGATATTGAAATACCATTATTAGCAAAAGATAAAGCACTTTATGTAGGGCAACCAATAGGAATGGTTATAGGTGAAGATGAATATGATGCTGAAGATAAAAAAGATGAAGTTGAGGTAGAATATGAAGACTTAGAAGGGCCAATATATGAGCCTGATAACGTTATTTTTTCTTTTTCTAAAGGAGAATATGAGATAGGAGAAGATTCACTCTCATTAAAATTAAAGTTTAATAGGCAATCTCCGGCTCCCTTAGAAGGAAGAGCAGTAATAGTTACTCATGAAGATGGGAAGATAGTAATAAGAATTTCAACTCAAGCACCTACTGTAGTTAAAAAAATTGTTGCAGACATGTTAGATGTATCAGAAGATAAAGTTGAGGTACGAGTTCCTAGGGTTGGTGGTGGATTTGGGGCAAAACAGGATATAGTAAGCGAGGAACTTGCTGTTATAGCTCTTTCTTATGTTACTGGAGAGAATTTAAAATGGATCGAAAGAAAATCTGAACATATAATGACATCTCAAGGAAGAGGCCAAGAGCATGATGTTAAAGTATATTTCAATAATAACGGAAAGATCACTGGGATAATAGATGATATAACATATGACATGGGAGCTTACCCATTACCATGGACTGGCATTTCTCCACTTTACGTAACTTTAATAAACCTAAGGAACATATATGATATTAAAATAAGAACTAATATTAAAGTTATCGCGAGTAATAATCCACCACAAGGTGCTTTTAGAGGTTTTGGTAGGCCAGAAGCTTTCTTTGTAATAGAAAGGATAATGGATGAAGTAGCTAGAAAATTAAAGTTTTCTCCAATAGATATAAGAGAAAAGAATTTAGCAAACATTGAAGATATAGGTAATGTAAAGAAAGTGATTGAAAAAGTGAGGAAGAAGTATGAAGAATTCAAAGAGAAATACAAGATAGGAATAGGTGTTTCCTTATACGTTCATTATGCCTCTCCAACATCAAAAATCTTAATCGGAGAAGAAAAATCTTTTGTTGGAGGTTATGAGTGCGTTTCAGTAAGATTAAACAAAAGTGGGATAATTGAAGTAAAGACCACTACTGTTGATATGGGACAAGGGATATCTGATGTCTTAAAAAAGATTGTAGCTAAAGAACTAAATTATGACAAGGTAGTAGTTTATACTGGTTCTCAAGATGTAAATGGGTTTGGAAGTTGGGCAAGCAGAAGTGTCTTAACTGCTGGGAATGCTACGCTTTTAGCTGTAAAAGAGTTAAAAGAAAAGATTGAGAGTTTAGGAGGAATAAACAGAGTATTACAATTGCTTAATGAGTTCCCATGGGAAATTAAAGATAAGGAAATTTATTCAATAAAGTGCTATGAGCCAGAGGACTCTGTAGGTGCAGTGAGTGGTCAAGTTACCGTGGTTGGTTATGATGGAGTAAACTTCAAAGTTATAGAGAATTATACGATTGTAGATATTGGGGTTGCTGGAGATGAAGAAAAAGTTAGAGGCCAAATAATAGGAGGAATAATTCAGGCACTTGGAGGTGTACTTTATGAAGACGTTAATGATCCTTATAACTACTTAATTCCAACAGCAAAAGAGGTACCAAAAATTGAGGTTGAGTTGCTTCACACACCATCTAATACTCCAGGTGGGTTTAGAGGAATTGGGGAAAACAGCATTTCCGGGGCTTATGCATCAATAGCAAATGCAATATCTGATTTTATACCAGTCTATGAAATACCATTGAGGAGAGATTAA
- a CDS encoding APC family permease, with protein MSKSLFVRESSGLVKNVSALDSIMLNLGNMSAGVALFNSISPYIPPGGVIWIASLIGLILTLPQAYIYMVLAGKIPKTGGDYIWLSRILHGSVGVTMAFALMIESTAFFALVAYFFSSAVGTVVGTIGTMDGISSLVSLSSSLSAPIPSYILGAVLFGVIIAFNIFRAKWGYTLVTVSTLVSLITTIIAMIVIGINIPDFHTAIIPFLEREGIVPPSNYASTVPPPNLIVSLTGILPLLAIFTYPWMQATPAIASEAKKVKYVQYGVIIPLLATGILVTLGFGLMYLAGGYTFTTYMFTNSASSFVYTFWTVAIGLTSNPVLQWIIGIGLMTWEFAVLAYGVIVFSRYIFAMAFDRVFPEIFTRLNRYGSPVYTHLFDLILTLAFLALPVISFNGALALYGAIVIGMVYFFTVSVAGVIYGIKNKIIPLIGAGIFEAGYFVFLTYESVTNPVFSFAQPNGVPNPITLGFVIGSFVVGAIIYIVARQINLGKGIDINMIYKEIPPD; from the coding sequence ATGAGTAAAAGTTTATTCGTTAGAGAAAGTTCTGGGTTAGTTAAAAATGTAAGTGCATTAGACTCTATAATGCTAAATTTAGGCAATATGTCAGCTGGAGTAGCATTATTTAATTCAATATCACCTTATATTCCACCTGGTGGAGTAATATGGATAGCTTCATTAATAGGATTAATACTAACTTTGCCACAAGCATATATTTACATGGTTCTAGCTGGTAAGATTCCAAAGACAGGGGGTGATTATATTTGGTTATCTAGAATTTTGCATGGGAGTGTAGGAGTAACGATGGCTTTTGCTTTAATGATAGAATCTACTGCATTTTTTGCATTAGTAGCATATTTCTTTTCTTCAGCTGTTGGAACAGTTGTAGGAACTATAGGAACTATGGATGGAATATCCTCATTAGTATCTTTGTCATCATCTCTTTCAGCCCCAATTCCTTCCTACATATTAGGAGCAGTACTTTTTGGAGTAATAATAGCTTTTAACATATTTAGAGCTAAATGGGGTTATACTTTAGTAACTGTAAGTACATTAGTCTCTCTTATTACAACAATAATAGCTATGATAGTCATTGGAATTAATATCCCAGATTTTCATACTGCTATAATTCCTTTCCTAGAAAGAGAAGGAATAGTTCCACCATCTAATTATGCATCTACAGTTCCTCCGCCTAACTTAATAGTTTCATTAACTGGCATACTCCCGTTACTTGCAATATTTACTTATCCGTGGATGCAAGCAACTCCAGCTATTGCATCTGAGGCAAAGAAAGTTAAATATGTTCAATACGGAGTTATTATTCCATTATTAGCTACTGGAATTTTGGTGACTTTAGGATTTGGTTTAATGTATTTGGCAGGAGGTTATACTTTCACAACTTACATGTTTACAAACTCTGCAAGCTCTTTCGTTTACACTTTCTGGACTGTTGCAATTGGATTAACAAGTAATCCAGTTTTACAGTGGATTATAGGAATTGGGTTAATGACTTGGGAGTTTGCAGTTTTAGCTTATGGTGTTATTGTCTTTTCTAGATACATATTTGCAATGGCTTTTGACAGAGTATTTCCAGAAATATTTACTAGATTAAATAGATATGGATCTCCAGTTTATACTCATTTATTTGACTTAATTTTAACCTTAGCATTTTTAGCCTTACCAGTAATATCATTTAACGGTGCCTTAGCACTTTATGGAGCAATAGTAATTGGAATGGTTTATTTCTTTACAGTAAGTGTAGCGGGAGTAATTTATGGAATAAAGAACAAAATAATTCCATTAATAGGTGCTGGTATATTTGAAGCTGGCTACTTTGTATTTTTGACATATGAATCTGTAACAAATCCAGTGTTTAGTTTTGCTCAACCAAATGGGGTGCCTAATCCAATAACTTTAGGGTTTGTAATAGGTAGTTTTGTTGTTGGAGCAATAATATACATAGTAGCTAGGCAAATTAATTTAGGTAAAGGAATAGATATAAACATGATTTATAAAGAAATACCTCCAGATTAA
- a CDS encoding amidohydrolase family protein, which yields MIFKNARVITPQGIIETDFEVEEGKIVKIKKEITGDGKDLSGYYILPSVIDGHTHFNSRYLGSKEIIPTADDYKSGSEVALAGGVTTVINFIDPLNRGVIEAVKEEIEKAKTTAGFDFSFHLIVKRKEQINYLDEVFKLGVKSVKMFMAYKGSMQADDETIYLTMRKVKELGGTVAIHAENGDVIEALQEEYKDKKEAIYHAITRPIEVEEEAVNRASMLAYLTGVKAYIVHISSPTSLDIINFWRKKGANIYGETCPHYLIFDESYYERPDGYRFIMSPPLRKKEMREELVRKINMVDTLGSDYSGFMSVYKDKALSYIEVPNGVSSTEFLVPTIISFMFQGLITPENVAKITSENQIKLYNIKEKGFKVGSDADFAVIKREEWQVKDWHGKMDYSIYEGVKFNARVVQTYLRGELVFDEDYKGSKGYMIKREEIT from the coding sequence ATGATTTTTAAAAACGCAAGAGTCATAACTCCTCAAGGAATTATTGAAACAGACTTTGAAGTAGAAGAAGGAAAAATTGTTAAAATAAAGAAAGAAATAACTGGGGATGGAAAAGATTTATCCGGTTATTATATTCTACCTAGCGTCATAGATGGACATACGCATTTTAATTCTAGGTATTTAGGAAGTAAAGAAATTATTCCTACAGCTGATGATTATAAAAGTGGTAGTGAAGTTGCATTAGCTGGTGGGGTTACTACAGTTATTAATTTTATTGATCCATTAAATAGAGGAGTTATTGAAGCTGTTAAAGAGGAGATCGAAAAAGCTAAGACTACTGCTGGCTTTGATTTTTCTTTTCATTTAATAGTAAAGAGAAAGGAGCAAATTAATTACCTTGATGAAGTGTTCAAGCTTGGAGTAAAAAGTGTAAAGATGTTTATGGCTTATAAAGGAAGTATGCAAGCTGATGATGAAACTATTTACTTGACTATGAGAAAAGTTAAAGAACTTGGTGGCACTGTAGCTATTCACGCAGAAAATGGTGACGTTATTGAAGCTTTACAAGAAGAATATAAAGATAAAAAAGAGGCAATTTATCATGCAATAACTAGGCCTATTGAAGTTGAAGAAGAAGCTGTAAATAGAGCATCTATGCTAGCCTATTTAACTGGAGTCAAAGCTTATATAGTTCACATTTCTTCACCAACCTCACTTGATATAATAAATTTCTGGAGAAAGAAAGGGGCAAACATTTATGGAGAAACTTGTCCTCATTACTTAATATTTGATGAAAGTTACTATGAAAGACCGGACGGGTATAGATTTATAATGTCACCTCCATTGAGGAAGAAAGAGATGAGAGAGGAATTAGTAAGGAAAATCAACATGGTTGATACTTTAGGCAGTGATTATTCCGGTTTCATGTCAGTGTATAAGGATAAGGCTTTAAGTTACATTGAAGTTCCTAATGGTGTTTCATCTACAGAATTTCTTGTACCAACGATTATCAGCTTTATGTTTCAAGGCTTAATAACTCCAGAAAATGTTGCTAAAATAACATCTGAAAATCAAATAAAACTATATAATATAAAAGAAAAGGGTTTTAAAGTTGGTAGCGATGCTGATTTTGCTGTAATAAAAAGGGAGGAATGGCAAGTTAAGGATTGGCATGGAAAAATGGATTATTCTATCTATGAGGGAGTAAAGTTTAATGCAAGAGTTGTACAAACTTACTTAAGGGGCGAATTAGTGTTTGATGAAGATTATAAGGGAAGTAAAGGATATATGATAAAGAGAGAAGAAATTACATAA
- a CDS encoding AAA family ATPase has protein sequence MELFVRRGETMVCNFPEYTVSKYQDENVKIAGRLWIETSNKIKEAILARKNTVISIIGEPGMGKTTLLNVVKKDLKEYSFILYLDLVNSPSLSYSAWYVIKNTSVYEKIREKAFEILLQHQKDIGYKGLTKFSKEFSNFLRHICEKKNWNNNFSYAEKLYCMSYEENVEGLIEFLNDLSKLDTVALLIDEIKAKDGHLTELHKVINETNIPIIVTMVPDVVSEIKDRALIRRLSEIKIELKLSNDDKLDILKTYCDDFAEEIYKIKEIQEARTLSAVLDLARYAYLQAFQYCKNDYKQINCIRDYIRSAFYIENIEEASKELEKKIREGLIELKGVYGIEYVHDRGRRIDEKSVIVDLYFRKGETVYIGDVKLSNKDVLDNVGNMKKLEDYEKEGSFKVVKFIITNTPNVDLKGFILIYIDNYTIKKILNGDIDARNNLVGKIVRDLKISNE, from the coding sequence ATGGAATTGTTCGTAAGAAGAGGTGAAACAATGGTTTGTAACTTTCCAGAGTATACAGTATCAAAATACCAAGACGAGAACGTTAAAATCGCTGGAAGACTTTGGATAGAGACGTCAAATAAGATTAAAGAAGCTATACTAGCTAGAAAGAATACTGTAATATCAATTATAGGAGAACCGGGCATGGGGAAAACAACTCTTCTTAATGTAGTTAAGAAAGATTTAAAGGAATATAGCTTTATACTCTACCTAGATTTAGTGAATAGTCCTAGCCTATCCTACTCTGCATGGTATGTAATAAAGAACACTTCAGTATATGAAAAGATAAGAGAAAAAGCGTTTGAAATACTTTTACAACACCAAAAAGATATTGGCTATAAAGGACTAACTAAGTTTTCCAAGGAGTTTAGTAATTTCTTAAGGCATATTTGTGAAAAGAAGAATTGGAATAATAATTTCTCCTACGCTGAAAAACTTTATTGTATGTCTTATGAGGAAAACGTAGAAGGATTAATTGAATTCTTAAATGACCTTTCTAAATTAGACACTGTAGCACTTCTAATAGATGAAATTAAAGCTAAGGATGGACACTTAACCGAGCTTCATAAGGTAATCAATGAAACAAATATTCCAATTATTGTAACAATGGTTCCAGATGTTGTAAGTGAGATAAAAGATAGGGCATTAATAAGGAGACTTTCTGAAATTAAGATAGAACTTAAATTATCTAATGATGATAAATTAGATATACTTAAAACATATTGTGATGATTTTGCTGAAGAAATATATAAAATTAAGGAAATTCAGGAAGCTAGAACTTTAAGTGCAGTATTAGATTTAGCCAGATATGCATATTTACAAGCCTTTCAATATTGCAAAAACGATTACAAGCAAATTAATTGCATAAGAGATTACATTAGGAGTGCTTTCTATATAGAAAATATAGAAGAAGCTTCGAAAGAGCTAGAAAAGAAAATACGCGAAGGATTAATTGAACTGAAAGGAGTATATGGCATAGAATATGTTCATGATAGGGGAAGAAGAATTGATGAAAAGTCTGTCATAGTTGACTTATACTTTAGAAAGGGAGAAACAGTCTATATCGGTGATGTAAAACTTTCAAATAAAGACGTACTTGATAACGTTGGAAATATGAAAAAATTGGAAGATTATGAAAAAGAAGGCAGCTTTAAAGTAGTAAAATTTATTATAACAAATACACCGAATGTTGATCTAAAGGGTTTCATATTAATTTATATTGATAATTATACAATAAAGAAGATATTAAATGGAGACATAGATGCTAGAAACAATTTAGTAGGAAAAATAGTTAGGGATCTTAAAATAAGTAACGAATAG
- a CDS encoding plasmid protein — protein sequence MVTKDDVINVIIKFTAGDTSKEFTRSKVREFLSAKGSKTIDKIFDELEKEGFIKLNRTVGRSKYYVLAKKIEIKEETKREEVTKSKDLEDIKEALREVLAEYFGRPKSFEDLDKVYERVKDDLGYASIKDLREQLGMSLEQFMGKFSDYILQNYELISGGKEGFVIRGALYGIVRKKR from the coding sequence ATGGTTACTAAAGATGATGTAATAAATGTTATAATCAAATTTACTGCAGGGGATACTTCAAAAGAGTTTACACGAAGTAAAGTTAGAGAGTTCTTAAGTGCAAAAGGTAGTAAAACAATTGATAAAATCTTTGATGAACTAGAAAAAGAAGGGTTTATAAAGCTTAATAGGACAGTTGGTAGAAGTAAATATTATGTATTAGCTAAAAAGATAGAAATAAAAGAGGAAACTAAAAGAGAAGAAGTAACTAAAAGTAAGGACTTAGAAGATATAAAAGAAGCCTTACGTGAGGTTCTAGCTGAATATTTTGGAAGACCAAAGAGTTTTGAAGACCTTGATAAAGTTTATGAAAGAGTAAAGGATGATTTGGGTTATGCTTCAATAAAAGACTTAAGAGAACAGTTAGGCATGAGTCTTGAACAGTTTATGGGAAAATTTTCTGACTATATATTACAGAATTATGAATTAATTTCTGGAGGAAAAGAGGGCTTTGTAATTCGAGGGGCTTTATATGGAATTGTTCGTAAGAAGAGGTGA
- a CDS encoding molybdopterin-dependent oxidoreductase, which translates to MIISTSILVIGRLSAYEYQQYQHAQNSITPFGSWYVVQISYTPDVLINNYVLTVDGEVENPMTFTYQDLVKLPSIEIKDTIQCVSDPYFLKANVVWTGVPLKYIIDMVKPKSNVIKVVGYGAEGYTADLPVYKAMEPNVILAYMVDGKPLPQVHGYPVRLAVPGWWGYTYVKWLVRLYFTSKNILGYWESRGYPDVAKK; encoded by the coding sequence ATGATAATTTCAACGTCGATTCTAGTCATAGGAAGACTTTCTGCTTACGAATATCAACAGTACCAACATGCACAAAATTCAATAACACCTTTTGGTTCATGGTATGTTGTTCAAATTTCTTATACTCCAGACGTGTTAATAAATAACTACGTTCTTACTGTTGATGGAGAAGTGGAAAACCCGATGACATTTACATATCAAGATTTAGTTAAATTACCTTCTATTGAGATTAAGGATACGATACAATGCGTTTCAGACCCTTATTTCCTAAAAGCAAATGTTGTATGGACTGGTGTCCCTTTAAAATATATTATTGATATGGTTAAACCAAAGTCAAATGTAATAAAGGTAGTTGGTTATGGGGCAGAAGGATATACTGCTGATTTACCTGTTTATAAAGCTATGGAACCAAATGTTATTTTGGCTTACATGGTTGATGGCAAACCTTTACCCCAAGTTCATGGATACCCAGTGAGGCTAGCAGTTCCAGGTTGGTGGGGATATACTTACGTTAAATGGTTAGTTAGGCTTTATTTTACTTCTAAAAACATTTTAGGTTACTGGGAGTCTAGGGGATATCCAGATGTTGCGAAGAAGTGA
- a CDS encoding DNA double-strand break repair nuclease NurA, whose amino-acid sequence MAQSLYEIKRRIQLLGDQIRKSKDKLTEAIDNVGNPDHPQTENEIKIHVESIENKIIAEEPSPKKERISIASLDSSSRYLRDPSINIVIVGLGIYSNKLGIKVGPFDISTNFMSVGTFEDILKSMNPIPGVRVKNYVDKYFREDYKIDDIADELRLENENIGLKEFRDLHELVIVDGPLYPTPLELSEFELQSEGRKRHQEAYIELAKKRISLLTDNVIGVVKRLETSQKLYRENKIKEMLKINFPINDAEVLNQIRMKMCKEGKCNKNLLVGPFKIEFSSQYFSAPSRYAYYLIITNPLGMASFFRIESLSLDKLNDFLPYVIERVSERLIPTYIEIADNLSKRASASLFVLAFQVLSTMLSINHDDKLSYYNIQNELTGAMSSLQHLRTL is encoded by the coding sequence GTGGCACAATCACTTTATGAAATTAAGAGGAGAATCCAACTCTTAGGAGATCAAATTAGAAAATCAAAAGATAAACTTACGGAGGCAATAGATAATGTAGGAAACCCAGATCATCCTCAAACAGAAAACGAAATTAAAATACACGTAGAAAGTATTGAAAATAAAATAATTGCCGAAGAACCTTCCCCTAAAAAGGAAAGGATAAGTATTGCCTCCTTAGACTCTTCATCCAGATACTTGAGGGATCCTAGTATTAACATAGTAATTGTAGGCTTAGGAATTTACAGCAATAAACTAGGAATAAAAGTTGGTCCTTTTGATATTTCCACAAACTTTATGAGTGTAGGAACTTTTGAGGACATTTTAAAAAGCATGAACCCAATTCCAGGAGTTAGAGTAAAGAACTATGTAGATAAATACTTTAGAGAGGATTATAAAATAGACGATATTGCTGATGAGTTAAGGTTAGAGAACGAGAACATTGGATTAAAGGAATTTAGAGATCTTCATGAACTAGTTATTGTTGATGGACCTCTTTACCCTACACCATTAGAGTTAAGTGAATTTGAGTTACAATCTGAAGGAAGAAAGAGGCATCAAGAGGCTTACATTGAGTTAGCTAAAAAGAGGATTAGTTTGTTGACAGATAATGTAATAGGAGTTGTAAAGAGGTTAGAAACTTCACAAAAGCTGTATAGAGAGAATAAAATAAAGGAAATGCTAAAAATAAACTTTCCAATAAACGATGCTGAAGTATTAAATCAAATTAGAATGAAGATGTGTAAAGAAGGAAAGTGTAACAAAAATCTTTTAGTAGGCCCTTTCAAAATAGAATTTTCTTCTCAGTACTTTTCAGCCCCATCACGCTATGCTTACTATCTTATCATAACTAATCCCTTAGGAATGGCTAGTTTCTTTAGAATAGAGAGCTTATCATTGGATAAGCTAAATGACTTTTTGCCTTACGTTATAGAAAGAGTTTCTGAGAGACTTATTCCTACGTATATTGAAATTGCAGATAATTTAAGCAAAAGGGCTTCAGCCTCACTATTTGTTTTAGCTTTTCAAGTACTGAGTACAATGCTATCAATAAATCACGATGATAAATTAAGTTATTACAATATTCAAAATGAGCTTACGGGAGCAATGTCCTCATTACAACATCTGAGAACTTTATAG